A genome region from Bacteroidota bacterium includes the following:
- a CDS encoding outer membrane beta-barrel protein, whose amino-acid sequence MQRVTAVLVVLAVFAGANRSDAQILSRGDLFGPGAPPAMIGVELGLGMHQQQGTYQAACSCEFTDGSMSGFLGGLLFELPLDYEWTLGIAAKFDFKGLDNSTITQDTATMRFLANDSVAKGIIHMHRTGTVRETFLTFNPFVRYEFYRNGPFVQIGPGIGIVLSSSFKHTRELLSSSVQLLDSNLVPTGQVIPGVTFENGTNSETLQDEKKVANINTLQITLNASLGYDIPVGDNAVIAPMVTYSLPFTAVRPDIQSTGWKVSSLYVSAGFKYKLD is encoded by the coding sequence ATGCAGAGAGTTACAGCAGTGTTGGTCGTTCTGGCGGTGTTCGCCGGCGCGAATCGCTCGGATGCACAGATCCTCAGTCGCGGCGATCTCTTCGGCCCCGGTGCTCCGCCGGCGATGATCGGCGTCGAACTCGGGCTTGGGATGCACCAACAACAGGGGACGTATCAGGCGGCGTGTAGTTGCGAATTCACCGACGGTTCGATGAGCGGTTTCCTCGGCGGCCTGCTCTTCGAGCTTCCGCTCGATTACGAATGGACCCTCGGGATCGCGGCGAAGTTCGATTTCAAGGGGCTCGATAACTCCACGATCACGCAGGATACGGCCACCATGCGGTTCCTTGCGAACGATTCCGTCGCCAAAGGGATCATCCACATGCACCGGACCGGCACGGTGCGCGAGACCTTCCTGACGTTCAACCCCTTCGTCCGCTACGAGTTCTACCGCAACGGTCCGTTCGTGCAGATCGGACCTGGGATCGGCATCGTGCTCTCGAGCAGTTTCAAGCACACCCGAGAGCTTCTGAGCTCGAGCGTCCAGCTCCTGGATTCCAATCTTGTCCCCACAGGCCAGGTGATTCCGGGTGTGACGTTCGAGAATGGGACCAACAGCGAGACACTGCAGGACGAGAAAAAGGTTGCGAATATCAATACCTTGCAGATCACGCTCAATGCGTCGCTCGGCTACGATATTCCTGTCGGCGATAATGCCGTGATCGCCCCGATGGTGACGTACTCGCTGCCGTTCACGGCAGTGCGCCCGGACATCCAGTCGACCGGATGGAAAGTGTCGAGCCTGTACGTGTCGGCAGGCTTCAAGTATAAACTCGATTAG
- a CDS encoding T9SS type A sorting domain-containing protein: MKSNLHLTVLSLLMVMAALSLSGRVCAQDLETHNEFIYGRVLGNDGTIVVLLPLGRVGLDASLNFYDKSFFTAKINGQYFTNNNVIQSPPPGTTKLGPPSQMFIVKGAVDTIRAIWAARNGVDIIQDVWPIKFTKSGQIMMRWSFKNLDTSSVVPIQCQWLNDVDISDPNDKNGQTANDGPIFLHRYGYYDQWQQYPGTYSPNIPWFYICFLYNLPGPKNSPGLAGQGYLDNPSIGTTKPARITMGDWYTLAQSIFGPPSNINTLLGKKPGNDDAMLIEFNPTAASKNRTVVGGITSYGTGEFERCVGNMFGLVFYPHQIDWNKSTMSYSPSPFTVELYAFDPSQFNSAANSKFTLTTCNNLLIYDSAGTNLIGTSQTLPPDPAGLSIGPGGVGVFDWYLKAQPAYFCTGNVNSCFKISGTTALGPPTYTSVLGDTCLLPITIGCAETDTLPPIHDVFTHTDFGSNDSITVHDDRANDKGLKKITWTLAFGGPASNFTITMSDSIQPCFNDKAKHLIVIHQIDSLIGGCFDFKFEDCLGNISDTTVCFPAHPKYIVPDTLKPAIKITYYGSYDSTLLCNTRIDSILTSDFRQYDVGIDSIYLLDSSNMYMLPPSKTFSPPNNFNPFRFGVHVRDSMQDGHLCLRIKDAATPKANYIDTCVYYCTIKDTLAPRISISQVSLYPPTWTVYVHDDTAWDRHINQITIVNAVNIKPVTGLGAATGQGLYIFQVEKADTTLPASFCVKASDLAGNVSSDKFCASSSVDTDAKAPNIGYSPDPRTNPTQLIVNVNDIHFNDPPANTSKYVWDTGVDSVWFTWGPDPSKPGIMEPYFPATGRKFNCDTTQLPPIVLTVIDSLNADSIPTCITIHARDCHGNDSSWMWCYPFTPDLAPPNIVAQYLNKQTVQVTLKDDSLYDRGLRSVSFANGAFNLQNVNMTLNRLPDTTFIITRTNLAQSAAATINSIDYWGTLFASELAQHSASTGIQMWIQDLAMKKGELTRQAQTFDLPVYIVKNDTVSLDRKGIRSFKFRFTMSGDISQLTFAGVKTTGTLTASNWTVTPQPVGSTVTITATAAPGTVLTQPTALDTVLLYLSFTTAASESTKDVTISIDTLGVTGGSEYVVYNGYADTVIKGYHGLSTMPPPWGSMEGSHIVIVGSCAPSLQSPDKNVRIVSLDVPMPNPVSRSVNLHYTVGEEGPVRLGVYDMLGRQVKELFNDTQKQGVYDLPFDVRELPDAQYTIRLEANGSVITRKVTVQK, encoded by the coding sequence ATGAAATCGAATCTCCACCTGACGGTCCTGAGCCTGTTGATGGTTATGGCCGCGCTTTCGCTCAGCGGGCGCGTCTGTGCTCAGGATCTCGAGACGCATAATGAGTTTATCTACGGCCGTGTGCTTGGCAATGACGGCACGATCGTCGTGCTGCTCCCGCTTGGCCGAGTTGGCCTCGACGCGTCCCTAAACTTCTACGACAAAAGTTTCTTCACTGCAAAGATCAACGGGCAGTACTTCACGAATAACAATGTTATCCAAAGCCCCCCGCCCGGCACGACAAAGCTCGGACCGCCCAGCCAGATGTTCATCGTCAAAGGCGCAGTCGATACGATCCGGGCAATCTGGGCGGCCCGCAACGGTGTCGATATCATTCAGGATGTGTGGCCGATCAAATTCACGAAGAGCGGACAGATCATGATGCGCTGGAGCTTCAAGAATCTTGATACATCCTCGGTGGTCCCCATACAATGCCAATGGCTCAATGACGTCGATATCTCGGACCCGAACGACAAAAACGGTCAGACGGCGAACGACGGACCGATCTTCCTGCATCGTTACGGCTACTACGACCAATGGCAGCAATATCCCGGTACGTATTCGCCGAATATCCCCTGGTTCTATATCTGCTTCCTCTATAATTTACCAGGACCGAAGAACAGCCCCGGGCTTGCGGGTCAAGGATATTTAGACAATCCTTCGATCGGGACGACCAAACCGGCTCGCATAACGATGGGCGATTGGTACACGCTGGCCCAGTCGATCTTCGGACCTCCTTCGAATATCAACACGCTCCTCGGGAAGAAACCCGGCAACGACGATGCGATGCTGATCGAGTTCAACCCGACGGCTGCGTCGAAGAATCGCACGGTCGTCGGCGGTATCACGTCGTACGGTACCGGTGAGTTCGAGCGATGCGTCGGCAATATGTTCGGGTTGGTATTTTATCCGCATCAGATCGACTGGAATAAGAGTACGATGTCGTATTCTCCGTCGCCGTTCACTGTCGAGCTGTATGCATTCGATCCGAGCCAATTCAACTCGGCAGCAAATTCGAAGTTTACTCTTACGACCTGCAACAACCTGCTCATCTACGATTCAGCGGGTACAAACCTGATCGGCACGTCGCAGACGTTGCCGCCGGACCCGGCCGGACTCTCGATCGGACCTGGTGGTGTTGGGGTGTTTGATTGGTATTTGAAGGCACAACCGGCGTATTTCTGCACCGGAAATGTCAACTCGTGTTTCAAGATCTCCGGAACGACAGCACTTGGCCCGCCGACATATACGAGCGTTCTTGGCGATACGTGCCTGTTGCCGATCACGATCGGATGTGCAGAGACCGACACGCTTCCGCCGATCCACGACGTATTCACGCACACCGACTTCGGGTCGAACGATTCGATCACCGTGCATGACGATCGTGCGAACGATAAAGGGCTCAAGAAGATCACCTGGACGCTCGCTTTTGGCGGCCCGGCCAGCAACTTCACGATTACTATGTCGGACTCGATCCAACCGTGCTTCAACGATAAGGCCAAGCACCTGATCGTCATTCACCAGATCGATTCGCTCATCGGCGGTTGCTTCGATTTCAAGTTCGAGGATTGTCTCGGTAATATCAGCGACACGACCGTTTGCTTCCCGGCACATCCGAAGTACATCGTCCCCGATACGCTGAAGCCCGCGATCAAAATAACCTATTATGGCAGCTACGACAGTACGCTGTTGTGCAATACCCGCATCGATTCGATCCTGACAAGCGACTTCCGTCAGTACGATGTTGGCATCGACAGCATCTACTTGCTGGATTCGAGTAACATGTACATGTTGCCGCCGTCGAAGACCTTTAGTCCGCCGAATAACTTCAATCCGTTCCGGTTCGGCGTACACGTGCGTGACTCGATGCAAGACGGACACCTCTGCCTGCGCATCAAGGATGCTGCGACACCGAAGGCGAACTACATCGACACGTGCGTCTACTATTGCACGATCAAGGATACGCTTGCTCCGCGCATTTCGATCTCGCAGGTTTCCCTGTATCCGCCAACGTGGACAGTCTATGTGCATGACGACACGGCGTGGGATCGCCACATCAATCAGATCACGATCGTAAACGCGGTGAACATCAAGCCGGTCACAGGGCTTGGCGCTGCAACCGGACAGGGACTCTATATCTTCCAGGTCGAAAAAGCGGACACGACGTTGCCTGCAAGCTTCTGCGTCAAGGCATCGGACCTTGCGGGGAATGTCAGTTCGGATAAGTTCTGCGCGTCGAGCAGTGTCGATACCGATGCAAAGGCGCCGAATATCGGCTATAGCCCCGATCCGCGCACGAACCCGACCCAGTTGATCGTCAATGTCAACGACATCCACTTCAACGATCCGCCGGCGAATACCAGTAAGTACGTCTGGGATACCGGTGTCGATTCGGTGTGGTTCACCTGGGGACCGGATCCGTCGAAGCCCGGCATCATGGAGCCGTATTTCCCGGCGACCGGCAGGAAGTTCAATTGCGACACGACGCAGTTGCCGCCGATCGTGCTGACGGTGATCGATAGTTTGAATGCGGACTCGATCCCGACATGTATCACTATTCACGCACGCGATTGCCACGGCAACGATTCGTCGTGGATGTGGTGCTATCCGTTCACGCCGGACCTGGCGCCGCCGAACATCGTCGCACAGTATCTCAACAAGCAGACGGTACAAGTGACACTCAAGGACGACTCGCTCTACGATCGCGGGCTTCGTTCGGTGTCGTTCGCAAACGGTGCGTTCAATCTGCAGAATGTGAACATGACGCTCAATCGCCTGCCGGATACGACGTTTATCATCACGCGCACGAACCTTGCGCAATCGGCGGCGGCGACGATCAACTCGATCGATTACTGGGGGACATTGTTCGCCAGCGAGCTCGCACAGCATAGCGCCTCGACCGGGATCCAGATGTGGATTCAGGATCTGGCGATGAAGAAGGGCGAGTTGACGCGGCAGGCACAGACGTTCGATCTGCCCGTGTACATCGTCAAGAACGATACCGTGTCGCTCGATCGCAAGGGCATTCGCAGCTTCAAGTTCAGATTCACGATGAGCGGTGATATCAGCCAACTGACATTCGCGGGCGTCAAAACCACCGGCACACTGACGGCATCGAATTGGACTGTCACACCGCAGCCGGTAGGGAGTACTGTGACTATTACTGCAACGGCCGCACCGGGGACGGTGCTGACACAGCCGACCGCTCTCGATACCGTCCTGCTCTATCTGAGCTTCACGACCGCTGCGAGCGAATCGACGAAAGACGTAACGATCTCGATCGACACGCTCGGTGTGACCGGAGGTTCGGAATACGTCGTCTATAACGGGTATGCCGATACCGTTATCAAAGGCTACCATGGTCTCTCGACCATGCCGCCGCCGTGGGGTTCGATGGAAGGATCGCATATCGTTATTGTCGGTTCGTGCGCTCCGTCGTTGCAGTCGCCCGACAAGAACGTCCGGATCGTTTCGCTCGATGTTCCGATGCCGAATCCGGTATCGCGTAGTGTGAACTTGCACTACACTGTCGGCGAAGAAGGCCCGGTTCGTCTTGGTGTCTATGATATGCTCGGCCGACAGGTCAAAGAGCTCTTCAACGACACGCAGAAGCAGGGTGTGTACGATCTGCCGTTCGACGTTCGCGAACTGCCGGACGCACAATACACCATCCGCCTCGAAGCGAATGGTTCGGTGATCACTCGGAAGGTCACCGTGCAGAAGTAA